In Nicotiana tabacum cultivar K326 chromosome 2, ASM71507v2, whole genome shotgun sequence, the following proteins share a genomic window:
- the LOC142167938 gene encoding putative mitochondrial protein AtMg00820 has translation MSNYVGVTSPSSNCQYPISNSVCYQALASTYQKCLAAYSAEVEPKSFSVAAKDPKWVAAMQQEIQALEDNQTSSIVSLPLRKHPIGCKWILKIKYKALGEVERYKARLVTKGYTQNEGLDYIDTFSLVAKMVTVISIIAVQLTFDGLYTRWISIIPFYKGIL, from the coding sequence ATGAGTAATTATGTAGGAGTCACATCCCCTAGCAGCAATTGTCAGTATCCTATCTCCAACTCTGTGTGTTACCAAGCTTTAGCTTCTACCTATCAGAAATGCTTGGCAGCCTATTCAGCAGAAGTTGAGCCTAAATCTTTCTCTGTGGCTGCTAAAGATCCCAAGTGGGTGGCAGCTATGCAACAAGAAATTCAGGCATTGGAGGACAACCAAACCTCGAGCATTGTGTCTTTGCCTCTTAGGAAGCATCCAATTGGATGCAAGTGGATCTTAAAGATCAAATACAAGGCTTTAGGGGAGGTCGAAAGATACAAAGCCCGGCTGGTTACAAAAGGATACACTCAGAATGAGGGCTTAGATTATATTGATACATTTTCTCTTGtagcaaaaatggttactgtcaTATCCATTATTGCAGTGCAGCTCACTTTTGATGGTCTCTATACAAGATGGATATCCATAATACCTTTCTACAAGGGGATCTTGTAA